The genomic stretch ATTTTAAAAGTTAAAAGTTTATATTCAAGCCAAAAGTGAATGTCCTTGGTACGGGATATGTAGAATAATCTATACCTTGCAATAATGCTCCCGGTGAGTTGCCATTAAAGTCCACACCCACTTCGGGATTTCCATATTTGTACTTGCTGAATACAAATGCCTGCTGGACACTGGCGTACACACGCAGTCTGCTGACAAACTTAATGAGATTAGCTGGCAAGGTATATCCTAATGTAATGTTCTTAATGGTCAGGTTACTTCCATCGTATACAAAACGGGAATGAAAGATATCCCTTTCACGTGAAGTCCCACTAGTAGTCTTACCATAAAGTCCGGCACCGGGATTGTCAGGGGAGCGCCACCGGTCCTTCACCTCTTTCATTACATTAAAAGGGCCGTCAAGGTTGGCCATACCTTGCTCTACAGCAGCGGCAATCTTATTTCCGTAAGTGCCTGTGGCAACTATAGTCAGATCAAAATTTTTGTATTCAAAATTGTTCGTTAAACCAAATGTGAATTTAGGAAGAGGATTACCGATTTCCGCCTTATCACCACTTTCATCATCGCCATAAGTAATTTGTTTATCGTCATTAACATCGTGGAATTTGATAGTACCTACTTGGGAATCCACAGCTTTAGGCGACTGGTCATAATCTGACTGGTTTACATAAATTCCATCCTGAACCATTCCATAGAATTGCCCGATACGCCCTCCTACACGTGAAATCGTACTTACAATGCCCGAATAAGCCACCAACTGATTACTCAAATCACTTAATGCCAGCACACGGTTATCACTGAAAGAAATATTGAAATTCGTGCTCCAATTAAATGTTCCTACAATATTATGGGAATTAATACTAAACTCATGTCCCCAGAATTTAAGTTTACCAACATTCCCTATCAGTGTAGAGAAGCCTGATTCTTCGGGTACAGGTAGTGAATAAAGCATATTGGATGTTATCTTGTTATAGTAGTCATATGTAAAAGTAATACGATTATTGAAGAAACCAAGATCGACTCCAAAGTCCAATTGGCGAGTTTTTTCCCATCCCAGATCATCGTTTCCAAGATTCGTAACAGCACTTCCGCTTGCGACAGTACTACCAAACACAGCATTCGTGTTACCACTTACCGTATTGTAATGAGTATAATTTCCTATATTGTTATTCCCTATCATACCATAACTTCCACGTACTTTCAGCAAAGACACACTCTTAAGTTTGCCCATAAAAGCCTCATCACTCACAATCCATCCTAAAGATACCGATGGAAAGTTACCCCACTTATTATTACTTCCGAAACGGGATGAACCATCCCTACGAATACTTGCTCCAATCAGATATTTACCTTTATAACTGTAATTGACACGACTTAAATATGAAATCATACTCCACTCTTGAACATCCATAGTCGGATTGTTCTTCACCAATGCCGCATCAATAGTCTGTATTCTATCGTCCGAAAAGTTCGAACCACTTATGGCACTATAGTCACTACGAAATCTTTGTGTAGTATATCCAAGCAACAGTTCAAACGTATGATTACCTATTTCTTTTGAATAATTAGCAGTGGTTTCGGACAACCAAGACCAATATCGGTTATTCGCTTCGTAAAGATTAGCTGCAATGGCACTTGGTGCAGCTGCAAATGCCCGTCCGGCAGTAGAAGGTTGGAAATTGTGCTGATAATTAGAACCTATATCTCCATTCAGACTCGTCTTCAAGACAAGACCTTTAAGTGGTTCATATTGCAGACTCGCATTTGCAAGCAATCTTTTCGCTTCCCGCTTGTTGACGATATCTTGTATGGAACGCACCCAATTCGGGGTCTCAAAGGCAGTGACACCGGGTGTTGTCACTACTACGGGATAGGTTCCATCTTCGTTTCGATAGTCAAGAATAGGAGGAGTCAATGTAGCGTTAGCAAGTAAACCTCCCCCACTAAAGAATGCTCCATCTGATGACGGTCGGTTTTCAAAACTATAAGTCGGAGCCAGATTGAAAGCTAGCTTCAAATTGTCGGAAATCCGGTAAGTAGAGTTAGCCCTTGCTGAAATACGTTGGTAATCGGAGTTCAACAAAACACCATCCTGATTGAAATACCCCAGTACAAAAGAGCTTGTAAATTTATCTTTCCCTGTACTAACAGATACATTATAATCTTGTATCATGGCACTACGCAGCATAGCAGCATACCAGTCATGTCCTTTACCATATTGTGAAGGATTCTGAAAAGCGGTAGGAACACTTTGCCCCAAGTCTTCATAGCTCTCTTTCTTGAATTGCGCCCACTCTGTTCCATTCATCATTTCAGGTCTGCCTTTTTGAGGCACATTCTGAACTCCCATATATGCATTGAAGCTAATATTCGTCTTTCCAGCTTTCGCACCTTTAGTTTGAATAAGTACTACACCAAAAGCTGCACGGGAACCATACAAAGAAGTTGCAGCTGCATCTTTAAGTATAGTCATTGACTCTATCTCATTCGGATTAATATCATTGATATCACCCACAATAGGAAATCCATCCACTACATAAAGAGGATTTGATCCTGTAGAAAGTGATGCAGCTCCACGAATACGGACGTTCATTCCTTGTCCTGGTACTCCCGTTCCCTGATTCACTTGTACACCTGCAATTTGTCCTTGCATCTTTTGGGTAAACTGCGCTACAGGAACATCAGAAAGTTTATCAAAATCCAATGTTTCCATAGCACCAGTAACAGCTCGTTTGGTCTGGGTGCCATAAGCTACCACTACTACTTCATCCAGCGACTTCACATCTTCTTTCAAGACAATGCTCAATGAATGATTGTCTTTCAGTTTGATTTCTTGCGGAATATATCCTGTATAGCTGAATTGAAGTATATCACCCATATTCGCTGCCAAAGAGAAATTACCATCAAGATCTGTTACGGTACCTTGACCCGATCCTTTTATCAATACCGAAACACCTATTAAAACTTCTCCGGATGCATCAGTTACAGTACCAGCTATTCCCAATTTTTGCTGCTGTGCCGCCAATGCAGCATTCCGGGTAAGAATAATATGATTTCCCGCCATCTTGTATGCAACAGATGACTCTGCAAGTAAAATCGATAAGACTTCCGCTACCGGCTTGCTGCTTACATGAATGCTTTTACGCATCTTTACGTTCACATCTTCCTTATATATAAAAAGATAGTCCGTTTGAGACTCTATCTCATTCAATATAGATTCCAACGGGGCATCGCTTCTATTGATAGTTACCCTCGCATTCTGTGAGTGACTATTTTCGGCCATCAGGCTGAACAGGCAGAAGAACAATAAGAATATTGATATTCGCATAATTCTAAATAATTGTTTTAAATCCGGATTTTCAAGATAATAAAGATCCGGCAAAGGAATGTTTTTCATATCTTTGCAAATGGTTATTAATACGATTTATTAAAAATAATTGTGTTAGTCGGGTCGGTGGGTGGTGCAAACACCCATCGGCTCTTTAGTTGTTTTTCATAAGGATTGCTTCATAGGCTGATTTTCCATTTTAGAAGGTTAATACATTTCTTACTTTATATGAATGACGTCATTATCCCGATTTCTTTGATAAATAAAGGCTACATCGTTTTGCAGGACACGCAGCGCATAGTCCAATCCATCAGAAATCCTAAATTTCCCAGTTAATGCAACCTTTGCTATTTCCTTTTTATCCATCTGTATTTTCAAATCATAATATTTCTCCAAGTCTTTTATAATATCAGCAAAAGGTTTATTTCTGAAACAATATAACCCCTCTTTCCAACGATATACATTATAATCATCAATTTTACTCACCACCAATCGGCCGTCTATCAAAGTCGTTTTCTGATTGGGTGCCAAGATGACGGAATTCTTTTCATCGTGAGGTAATTTTACCTTTACTCTGCCTTCCATCAAAGACGTTTCGAATATTTTTCGTGCTGAATAAGCTTCCACATTGAATTTTGTTCCCAATACTTCTACATCCAATGTACTTGTATGTACCACAAACGGACTCTTTTCATTATGAGCCACCTCAAAGTAAGCCTCTCCATCTAATATCACCTCCCGTTTGTCTGTCATAAAAGAAACAGGATATTGCATTGTAGTTCCGGCATTCAGCCAAACGTTTGACCCATCGGGCAAATCGAGGTTAACACGCTGGCCGGCCGGTACGGTAATGGTCTGCATCGCTAAATACATACCTCCATTATCTTTACCTATTGAAAATAATACAGCCGTCACACTCACCGTTATCACTATTACAGAAGCTATTTTCAGGAATTCCCTGATAAAATAGTTCCTCCTGTTCCTCATTCTCTGTATATCAGTCCGTCGGGAATGACCTGCAAGAATCATAGCATTAAACAGTTTGCGTTCCCTACGCAACAGCCCGGCATTCTCCTCAGAAGCACCGGCCCATTCTTTAACCACTTTCATATCTTCCAAAGAAGCATGACCTTCAAAAAAACGGTATAACAAATCCTTATCCATAAACACTTTTGTTTTACGTATTTATAGTAATAGCGGATGGGAAAGAACATTCCCTAGTGAAAAACTGTTTTTTTTAATGCAAATAGAAAAAAAGTAAGGATACCGGCAGATAATCCTTCAATGCAAGACGTAACGTCCTGGTAGCTTTCGATATATGAAATTCCACTCCCTTGGTTGTAATATCCAATAGTTCTGCTATTTCTTTATGGGATTTATTTTCATTACGGCTCATCACAAAGATTTTCCGAGTCTGTTCGGGCAAAGCATCCAGTGTCCTATCAACAATCTCCTGTATTTCCTTTGTAAAAACCTCATAGGGCTCGAAATCTTCCAAAGTCATGATTCTGCCCGACAATTCCCATGCATAGATTCGGGCTATTTCGTCAGAAGCATCCTGATAGACTTGTTGATGGCGCAAATAGTCAATACACTTATGCTTTATCGTGGTCAAGACATAAGCCGGAATATTAGTATCAGCAGACAAACGATCTTTGTTCTCCCAATAGTACATCATTGATTCCACAACAAAATCTTCGGCAACAGCTTCATCATGCACATAGGTACAGGCAAAGTGGACAAAACGTTGCTGGTAGTCTATAAAGAATTTATTAAATGCATTCAAATCAATGCTCATTGCCTATCAAACCGTATTAAATAAAAGGAGAATAATGGTACAAATATACATTTTTACTTTTAAAAGCAAATGAAAGCTGCCTCAAATTTTATGCCTCCAACAACGATAGCAATCCACCAAACAAAGAAAATATTCCTCCAAAGTTTCCCCGCCTTAAATAAAAGCAGTAACTTTACCAAATAATATACTAACATTAGGAAATAATGAATAACCCAGAACTACAGCGTGCCTGGCAAATAATAGAGAATACTGGCACCCATCTCTTCCTCACCGGAAAAGCAGGAACCGGAAAAACAACCTTCCTACGCAATCTGAAGAAAGAATCTCCCAAACGCACAGTCATAGTCGCCCCCACCGGAATAGCTGCCATCAATGCGGGAGGCGTTACCATCCACTCCTTTTTCCAACTGCCATTTGCACCTTTCATCCCCGATACCACGTTCAATACCGAACAAAAACATTTCCGGTTCAGCAAAGAAAAAATTAACATCATCCGAAGCATGGATCTGCTGATTATTGATGAAATAAGTATGGTAAGAGCAGATCTGCTAGATGCCATCGACTCTGTACTCCGCCGGTACCGGGACCGGTATAAACCTTTTGGAGGCGTACAACTGCTAATGATAGGCGACCTGCAACAACTTGCCCCCGTAGTGAAAGAAACGGAATGGAATATGCTGAACCACTATTATGATACCTCCTATTTCTTTGGAAGCCTCGCCTTAAAAAAAACCACCTACGCCACCATCGAGCTAAAACAAGTCTACCGCCAAAATGATCCCTATTTCCTTTCCCTACTGAACAAAGTCCGGGAGAATAAAGCCGACGAACAGACACTCGCAGAATTGAACCAAAGATATATTCCCAATTTCCATCCTGCCAAAGAAAAAGGATATATCCAACTCACCACTCACAATTACCAAGCACAACAGATTAATGATCACGAGCTTTCACTCATCAAAGAACCGGTTTTCAGTTACAAGGCAGAAGTCGCCGGAATTTTTCCTGAATATTCTTATCCTACAGATGAAACATTGATGCTGAAAAAAGGAGCGCAAATCATGTTCGTTAAAAATGACCCCTCACCGGAAAAACGTTATTATAATGGTATGATTGGCGAAATCACCTCTATAGATGAGGATGGATTTACCGTCCACACCAAAGAAAAGAATGAAAAAATCATTGTCCAACCCGAGGAATGGACAAACAGCAAATATGTGCTAAATGAAGAAACAAAAGAAATAACCGAAGAACAAGAAGGAGTCTTCAAGCAATACCCTGTAAAACTGGCATGGGGCATCACTATTCATAAAAGCCAAGGACTGACTTTTGAACACGCCATTATTGACGCTCGCTCCGCTTTCGCCCACGGACAGGCATACGTTGCCTTGAGCCGATGCAAAACATTGGAAGGGATGGTTCTCAGTTCCCCACTTTCCGTCAACGCCATTATCAGCGATACAATAATCGATGATTATAATCAGTATATAGAAACACATACCCCCAATGAAGAATTGCTCTGTGCCATGCAACAAACTTATTTTCTCAATCTCGTTAGCGAACTATTCGATTTCTCACCGATAGCCCGTTCATTCAATGAGCAAGCCCGACTGATTGACGAACATTTCTACAAACTCTTCCCTCAGTTACTGGCAGAATATAAAAAGCAGATACAAATATTCACTACTGAAATAGTGGATGTATCCTATCGTTTCCACAAACAATATGAACGTCTGGTAACACAATCTACTGATTATAATACGAATAACAACCTGCAAATACGCATCATAAAAGGAGCCGCCTATTTTGAACAAAAACTACGCCCTTTCCATAAACTGGCTGAAGCGACTAATCTTCCCACGGACAATAAAGAACTAAGAAAGAAAACGAACAACACCTTGGAAGAGTTCTTAAACACTTTGACACAGAAACTTTCCTTGCTACAATATGTAGAAGATAATGGTTTTCACGCCAGCGACTATCTACGTAAAAAAGCATATATCCTTTTAAGCGGAACCGATAATGAAAACTCCTCAGGTACAACGGCACACGACAGAAAAGAGCGCACCCCCAGAGAACGCGCATCCAGGGAACGGAAGAGAATTGAAGTTCCCAACGACATACTCCACCCAGAACTTTATCGGAAAATCACCGAATGGCGTGGAACTAAAGCAAAAGAAACCGGTATGCCGGCCTATGTCATTATCCAGCAAAAAGCTCTGTTGGGAATGGTCAATCTATTGCCTAATGATGCAGAATCATTGGAAGCTGTCCCTTATTTCGGACATAAGGGGGTAGAGAATTATGGTTTGGAACTTCTGGAAATTATCCGGAATTATATGAAAGAACAAAATCTGCAACGCCCTGAAATAAGAACCGTATTTGTCCCCCGGGAAAATAAAAAAAATAAAGAAGACACCAAAAAGGTCAGTTTCAGATTATTTAAAGAAGGGATGAAGGTAAAGGAAATCGCTGAATTCCGGGAATTGACTACCGGTACCATCAGCAACCACCTTTTACACTATGTCCAGACTGGAGATATCAAACTACAAGAATTAGTCGACCAAGAAAAAATAAATTATATTACAGCTCATCTCCAGAAACTCCCCTCTCTGCCACAAGGAGTGAAGGAAATAAAAGAAAAGTTAGGCGAATATGCTTCTTACGATGAAATACGTTTTGTCTTTGAAGTATATAAAAAACATATACCGGCATAAATTTCACTCATATTGAAGTCCCAAAAAGTAAGTGCATTTCATAAAACAAGTAAGTATACTTAAATGACGAAGTAAGTACACTTACTTGTTTTGCTACATAAAAGTGACTATCCGGATGAGAAAGATGATAAGGAGATTTGTGAATAGATGAAATTATTGTGAATGGCTACTTAACAAGAAAAAGGAGGGGAAAGGAAGAGCCTTTCATAAACCGATTAGGAAAAATGATCCTTGAAACTGATATTTAACATCTTTATCCCACTGAATCATGTTATTTGTTTTTTTGAGCAATATGCGATATTCCATTTATAAAGAACGTACAAAATAACATGCATTCTCTCTTAAAAGCGCCACTATGAGTGTTTCATAACTTGTAATTTATTAAGAATAACAAAAAAAAAGAAAAGAAAAGATAGCATTATATTATTATAAAATAATACATTTGCAGCGACCGAAATAGAAAGGGAATAAAATCCCTAAACCAAACTATTTACTAATTTAACCTTATTAATCTATGCAATTCTACCAAAAAACAAGGGAAAATTGTGTAAAGACACATGTAATTCTGAAAAAAGCCTCTTTTTACGCATGTCTTACACTATTTGCCGGAATGGCTTTCCCAATGCCTTTGTGGGCTTCGCTGTCAACTGCCATCGTACAACAGCATGTTAAACAAATTACGGGTATCGTAAAAGATGCAAACGGAGATCCTGTAATCGGTGCCAATGTAGTACAAGTGGGAAGCACCAACGGTACCATTACAGATGTGGATGGCAAATTCACGTTGAATGTATCCGTAGGGGCTAAACTGAAAGTTTCGTATATCGGTTACAACGACCAACAAATTACCGTAAGTAACAGCAACAGTTACACCATTATCTTGAAAGAAGATACTGAATCTTTAGATGAAGTGGTAGTAGTGGGATACGGTACTCAAAAAAAAGTAAACCTGACAGGTTCTGTGGCAACCATCTCATCCGATAAACTAGTCAACCGCACTAGTGCCAATGTCACCAACATGCTGGCAGGACAAATGCCGGGTGTCACCATTATCCAAAATACCGGTCAGCCAGGAGCTGATGCCGGAGTACTGCGTGTACGTGGTCTAGGAACCATGGGAGATGCCAGTGCCATGGTTGTGGTGGATGGAGTAGAGTCTACCATGAGTAGCGTGGACCCCAACGATATTGAAAACATCTCTATATTAAAAGATGCAGCCGCCTCAGCCATTTATGGTGTACGTGCTGCCAATGGTGTTATTCTTATCACAACCAAAAAGGGAACCAAAGGACGTGCCATTGTATCTTACGATGGATATGCAGGCTGGCAAAGTGCCTCACGTATGCCCAATTTTTTGGATTCTTACAATTATGCAGTGCTGATGAATGAAGCTTACACCAATGACGGTTTGAAAGGTCCGTATGACGAAACAGCCTTGCAAAAGTTCAAAGACGGAAGTGATCCCGACTTTTATCCCAATTCCGACTGGCTGGGTACACTACTAAGTGAAAACGGCCTGTTCAACAACCATCATTTGAGTATCAAAGGCGGTGGAGACAAAGTAACTTACTCGCTGGCATTCAACTATCACGATAAAGACGGATTGATAGTCAATACCAACTACAACAAGTTCAATGTACGCGCCAACATTGACGCTCAGATAAACAGTCGTCTGAAATTGACTACAAATATGGCAGTATACCGCAGTAATATGACTGCTCCAGCAGCAGGTATCAGTAACCTGATGCACTATGCTTTCCGTGAAACTCCGGTTACTCCCATCCAACTGAGCAACGGCAACTATGCTTTGTTCAAAAACGAGCACAACTCCGTAGCCTATGCACGTGAAGGAGGAACCTACAAAGAAACAAACAGCAATTTCCAAGGTAACGTAGGAATGGAACTAGACATTATAGACGGACTGAAACTGAGAGGGATTGCCGCTTCGACTTTCAACCTGACCGACAATCCCACCCACGTCAATACCATGACATTCTATCAAGCAGGTTCAGACACTCCGGTAAAGAAAACCACCAACTCCATCACAGAGTATGATATCAAAAGTATGGAACTAAACCTGCAAGCTTATCTGGACTATAACAAAACCTTCGGTAAACACACTGTAGGAGCTTTACTGGGTTATTCACAAATTTATAAACAGACACGCTACCTGCAAGCTTACCGTAAGAACCTGCCCAACTCCAATTCGCTGGACCAGATCAACGCCGGCGAAGTGACGGGACAGACAACATACGGTACAGAAATAGAATACGCTCTTCGCTCAGTTTTCGGACGCGTGAATTATTCATACGATAACCGTTATCTACTGGAAGCCAACCTGCGTTATGACGGTACTTCACGCTTCCCTAAGAACAACCGCTTCGGCGCATTTCCCTCTTTCTCCATCGGATGGAGAATCTCAGAAGAAGAGTTCTTCAAAGTTGATTGGGTGGATAATTTGAAACTACGTGCATCATGGGGATTGCTGGGTAATCAGGAAACCGTAAACTCAGACAACAGTTCCAACTATTATCCGTATCAGAACACCTATCTATTCGGTTATGACTACAGTTTCGGAAACACTTTGACTCCAGGTATCTCCATTTCCAGCCCGATGGCCAACCAAGACATTACGTGGGAAAAAACAGACCAATGGAACGTAGGTGTGGACGCCGCTTTTTGGAGCAATAAACTGACCTTGGGCGCAGACTGGTTCCGCAAGGAAACACGGGACATATTACTGCAACTTCCCGTTCCCAACATGATGGGAGTCAGTGCTCCGATGCAAAACGCCGGCGTAGTGCGCAATACTGGTATCGAACTGCAACTAGGACATAACAACCGTATCAATGATTGGAGCTATTCTATCGGAGCCAATTTCAGTTATGTAACTACCAAAATTATAGATTTGAAAGGCGGTGACACACCAGGACAATCTGTAGGCGATCCACTGTGGGCATATTACGGCTACGTATGCGACGGCATCTTCCAAAACGAAGAAGAGATCAAGAATCATCCTACACAGAGCATGGGTACTCCGGTTCCGGGTGACTTAAAATACCGCGACCTGAACGGGGACAAAGTGGTAGACAGCAAAGACCGGCAAGTATTGGGTTCCTACTTTCCGAAAATCAACTTCGGTCTGAATCTTTCAGTTCAATATAAAGATTTCGACCTAAGTGCACTGCTGCAAGGTGCGGCTGATGTAAAGAGCGCTCCTGTAGCCGAAATCAGATACGCCTTCTACAATGGCGGTAAAGTAACGGAACAGCATCTGGACCGTTGGACTCCGGAAAACCCGAATGCCACTTATCCCCGATTGTCCATGAGTGACTCCAAAAACCGCGTGACTTCCAGTTTCTGGATGCAGGATGCCTCTTATGCCAAGCTGAGAAACCTGCAAGTAGGTTACAGCCTGCCCAAACAGCTGATATCCAAATACGGAATCAGCCGTCTGAGAGTGTATTGCAGTATCGACAATCTCTTTATGATTTCCGGCTTCGACGGTGTAGACCCCGAAGCCATCAGCGGCAACTATTATCCATTGACCCGAAATTATTCATTCGGTCTGAATGTAACATTCTAAACACTGACAACTATGAGACTAAAATATAACTTTATAGGATTAATATTGGCATGTGGCCTTGGTCTGAGCTCTTGCAATGACAGTTTTCTGGACAGAAATCCAAAAGACCAATTATCCGACGCATCTTTCTGGAAAAACGCAGAAGATGCCCAGAAATTCGCAACCGGAATCTATCTGTATCTGATAGAACCGGAGAACCATACTATCATGACAGATTGCTACACCGACAATGCTATTCCGGTACATGTCACAGCCGAACAGGGGCAGTTGTCTGCTGGTACGGCTACTTCCAGCAATCCACATTTCCTACAATTATGGAAAAATGCCTATCAATGCATCCGCAGATGCCTGGTATTTTACGAGCATATAGGCGATGTGCCGATGGATGAAAAAGAAAAAGCGCAACTGACAGCCGAAGTACAGTTTCTCGAAGCTTTCTCATACGCTAACATATTAAAATATATGGGTGGCGCCTCCCTGCTGGATCATCCGTTGGAACTGAACGAGAAACTTCCTTCACGCAGTTCTGAAGAGGAGACTTATAATCATATAGTAGGATTATTGGATAAAGCAGCAGCCAGCTTGCCCGATATCCGCAGCAACAGTGACCACGGAAAACCGAGTGCCGGAGCCTGCTACGCACTGAAAGCCAGAGTTGCTTTCTACTCACACAAATATGATGTGGCGGAAGCCGCCGCACGCAAAGTAATGGGCATGAATGTGTATGGACTGTATGATAACTATGGTGACTTGTTCCAACCTGTAGCAGAGTTATGTAATGAAATCATCTTTGATCGCGAATATCTGGAAAACCCGAAAAACTCCAATGAAGGCAGTTATATAGGACAGTTCTTCGCTCCCGTCATGATGGGAGGGTGGGAAGCTTTATCACCTACTCAAGACTTGATAGACTCCTATCCATGTAAGGATGGCAAATCAATCAGAGAGTCTCCTTTCTATAATCCGGAAGACCCTTTTGCCGACCGTGACCCCCGTCTAGGCTTCTCCGTACTGTGGAACGGTTCGCAAATAGCAGGAAAGACTTTCAACCTGAACAATATGGGAGATGGCAGCCATACCCGTACAGGATATAGCATGAAAAAGTATATCAATCCGGACAATGACGGTATCAATAATTACGACTGGACCAACTTTATCTATATCCGCTATGCAGAAGTGCTGCTAACTTTCGCCGAGGCTCGTAACGAAAATCTGTCTGCTCCGGATACGGAAGTATATGATGCGGTCAATCAAATCCGTCAGCGTCCCAGCGTAGGTCTTCCTCCTCTGCCCTCCGGCTTGTCCAAAGACCAAATGCGCGAAGCTATCCGTTTGGAACGTCGTTTGGAATTTGCTTTCGAGGGAATGCACCTGTTTGATACCCGTAGCTATAAAACAACCGAAAAGGATGTTACTAAACCAGTATACGGGATAAATGCAAAAGGAGAAAGCATTTTTATTGAAACCCGCAAATTCAATGCCAACCGTGACTATCTGTGGGCTATCCCCTTGGAAGAGGTAGACCTAGCTCAGGGTGCACTGAAACAGAATCCGGGTTGGGATTAACCCGGCCATTTATTTGGAGGGACAGGCTCATAAAGCTGTCCCTCCAACTCTTTCTACACATCTCTTTTCATTGAAGGCAAAAGTAATTACCTTTCCTCTCGAAAAAAGATAAAGCACTTTCAAGGAATATATGGTTTTCCCACCATCAATTTATCTCCGGAAAAATCGACTTCAAACAAGCGAGGAATACGAATATAACGTCCGTTTACATCCTTATGACGATGTACAGACATCAACCATTTACCGTCCAAGGTCTGAAACAACATCCCATGACCGAAATCGGGAGGAGTAATCGGGTCTTTCTCCTGTATCCATGGTCCATCCAAGGTTCCGCTTTCAGAATAAGCCACTCCCTGAGTGTACACATTATAAATCCAACTAGTCCAAATCATACCGAGTCTACCTGTTCCTGTACGGAACAGATACGGACCGTCAGTGACTTTATTCGGTTTATCCTTGCCATCCGCATCTTTTTCACGGCTCCACGGCGATTCGCTGGCACGGAACAGTAATTTCCCTTCGCCTATGGTTCCACTTAAGTCAGGCTTCAGTTCTATTTTCTCTATCGTACCATCCAAGGTTTGCAACCATTCATAACAATATACCATATAAGGCTTTCCGTCTTTATCCACCCAAAAAGTTCCGTCCAAGGTCGGTTTATCAGCAGGCAAATAAGTAGAGTCCTTCATCGGAACGTAAGGTCCGTCCGGCTTA from Phocaeicola dorei encodes the following:
- a CDS encoding SusC/RagA family TonB-linked outer membrane protein: MQFYQKTRENCVKTHVILKKASFYACLTLFAGMAFPMPLWASLSTAIVQQHVKQITGIVKDANGDPVIGANVVQVGSTNGTITDVDGKFTLNVSVGAKLKVSYIGYNDQQITVSNSNSYTIILKEDTESLDEVVVVGYGTQKKVNLTGSVATISSDKLVNRTSANVTNMLAGQMPGVTIIQNTGQPGADAGVLRVRGLGTMGDASAMVVVDGVESTMSSVDPNDIENISILKDAAASAIYGVRAANGVILITTKKGTKGRAIVSYDGYAGWQSASRMPNFLDSYNYAVLMNEAYTNDGLKGPYDETALQKFKDGSDPDFYPNSDWLGTLLSENGLFNNHHLSIKGGGDKVTYSLAFNYHDKDGLIVNTNYNKFNVRANIDAQINSRLKLTTNMAVYRSNMTAPAAGISNLMHYAFRETPVTPIQLSNGNYALFKNEHNSVAYAREGGTYKETNSNFQGNVGMELDIIDGLKLRGIAASTFNLTDNPTHVNTMTFYQAGSDTPVKKTTNSITEYDIKSMELNLQAYLDYNKTFGKHTVGALLGYSQIYKQTRYLQAYRKNLPNSNSLDQINAGEVTGQTTYGTEIEYALRSVFGRVNYSYDNRYLLEANLRYDGTSRFPKNNRFGAFPSFSIGWRISEEEFFKVDWVDNLKLRASWGLLGNQETVNSDNSSNYYPYQNTYLFGYDYSFGNTLTPGISISSPMANQDITWEKTDQWNVGVDAAFWSNKLTLGADWFRKETRDILLQLPVPNMMGVSAPMQNAGVVRNTGIELQLGHNNRINDWSYSIGANFSYVTTKIIDLKGGDTPGQSVGDPLWAYYGYVCDGIFQNEEEIKNHPTQSMGTPVPGDLKYRDLNGDKVVDSKDRQVLGSYFPKINFGLNLSVQYKDFDLSALLQGAADVKSAPVAEIRYAFYNGGKVTEQHLDRWTPENPNATYPRLSMSDSKNRVTSSFWMQDASYAKLRNLQVGYSLPKQLISKYGISRLRVYCSIDNLFMISGFDGVDPEAISGNYYPLTRNYSFGLNVTF
- a CDS encoding helix-turn-helix domain-containing protein, with the translated sequence MNNPELQRAWQIIENTGTHLFLTGKAGTGKTTFLRNLKKESPKRTVIVAPTGIAAINAGGVTIHSFFQLPFAPFIPDTTFNTEQKHFRFSKEKINIIRSMDLLIIDEISMVRADLLDAIDSVLRRYRDRYKPFGGVQLLMIGDLQQLAPVVKETEWNMLNHYYDTSYFFGSLALKKTTYATIELKQVYRQNDPYFLSLLNKVRENKADEQTLAELNQRYIPNFHPAKEKGYIQLTTHNYQAQQINDHELSLIKEPVFSYKAEVAGIFPEYSYPTDETLMLKKGAQIMFVKNDPSPEKRYYNGMIGEITSIDEDGFTVHTKEKNEKIIVQPEEWTNSKYVLNEETKEITEEQEGVFKQYPVKLAWGITIHKSQGLTFEHAIIDARSAFAHGQAYVALSRCKTLEGMVLSSPLSVNAIISDTIIDDYNQYIETHTPNEELLCAMQQTYFLNLVSELFDFSPIARSFNEQARLIDEHFYKLFPQLLAEYKKQIQIFTTEIVDVSYRFHKQYERLVTQSTDYNTNNNLQIRIIKGAAYFEQKLRPFHKLAEATNLPTDNKELRKKTNNTLEEFLNTLTQKLSLLQYVEDNGFHASDYLRKKAYILLSGTDNENSSGTTAHDRKERTPRERASRERKRIEVPNDILHPELYRKITEWRGTKAKETGMPAYVIIQQKALLGMVNLLPNDAESLEAVPYFGHKGVENYGLELLEIIRNYMKEQNLQRPEIRTVFVPRENKKNKEDTKKVSFRLFKEGMKVKEIAEFRELTTGTISNHLLHYVQTGDIKLQELVDQEKINYITAHLQKLPSLPQGVKEIKEKLGEYASYDEIRFVFEVYKKHIPA